The nucleotide sequence TTTTCTCGAAAGCGCCGAGTTTCTCTGCCTCGCGGGCCGGGAGGACGATGCACTGGCCATGCTCGATCGTGCGCCGCAATTGCCAGTGATCGTCGAGCGGGCCATGCGGTTGGAAAAACTGGCCTCTGCTCTGCGGCGGCTCGAATCGCTCATCTCCTCCGCGGCGGTGCCTGAGCCGTTGCTGGCGCGGAAGGCTGTGTTGCTCGCTCAAAATGGCCGTGAGGCTGATTCAGTCACAGTTTGGAAACAAATCACTCAACGCATCGCAGCCATGCCGCCACAGGCACGCGGTTCACACGCCATGTCAAAACTCACACTGCAAGCGCATCAAGCACTGGAGGCACTGCAACAGCACACGCCGTGAAAATCGCCCTGTTATTCTTTTTTATCACCGCGCTACAGCTCGCGGCGCAGGTCAGCTTCACCGGGGCGGACTACATTCAAGATTTTGACAGCATGGGCACCAGCGGCACCTCTGCGCCTACCGGTTGGGGCTTTTACGGTGCTCACGGCGGCGGCAGCACGACATGGACGACGAGCATCCCGGCCACGGGTGTTGGCGGTGGCACGGTGAATCATACGCTGACGGCGAGCACGACTTTTGCCACTAGCAGCAACACCGCAGGCTGGAACTACGCCCTCCCGACCTCGACGGCGGATCGTGCGCTGGGCACCTCACCGACGGGTGGTCAGGGTCTAGCGCTGCAACTTGCTCTGACAAACAACACAGCGGCTGCGATTCAAGCCATCCGCATCGGTTATGACACACGACGCTTCACCGCTGCGCTCAATCAACTAGCCGGCTACTGGCTGTTTTACAGTGTGGACAATGGTGCGACGTGGACGAATGCCGCCGCGCTGAATCCTGATGCTGTCAGTGTACCTGCGACGACGGGTGTGACGACGACGCCGGTCACGGTGATCGAGCTGGCAGCTCCTTGGGCTGTCGGCTCGCAACTGCGCCTGCGCTGGGTGGATGACAATGGCGATACCTCGCCGGATCAAATCTACGGTCTCGACAATGTGACCCTGGGCGTGGTGCCGGGAGCGCCGCCAGCCGTTGCGCTCAGCTCACCGGCTGCGGGAAGCGTTGTTATCGTCGGTGAGGCCATCCCACTCGCTGCGAGTGCCACAGACGACGGCAGCATCACAAAGGTGGAATTTTTTAACGGCAGCAGCGCCAAGCTGGGCGAGGCAACGAGTGCTCCGTTTGAGTTTGTATGGAATGGAGCAGCGGCAGGTAGCTACAGCCTTACTGCACGTGCCACCGACAATGATGCGAACCTGGTAATCTCCAGCGCAGTCGCTTTGATAGTGAATGCGGAGCCCGGTAGCGGCACACTGACACGCGGACCGTATTTGAACCAGGGGAATCAAAACAGCATCGTCATCCGCTGGCGCAGTAGCCAGGCCGTGATCGGGCGTGTGCGCTATGGCACAGCGAGCGATAGCCTGACGCAGAGCGTGGATGAGTCCACGGCGACGACGGAGCATGTGGTGCAGCTCACCGGCCTCTCGGCTTACACACGGTATTATTATAGTGTCGGCTCCGCGCTGGATACGCTGGCGGGCGGAGATGCAGAGCACACTTTCCGCACCTCGCCCGCACCGAGCACGGCTACGGACACCCGCATCTGGGTGCTGGGTGATGCAGGCCGTGCGAATGCTGACCAGACCGCTGTGCGTGATGCCTACTACACCTGGACTGGCACACGCACGCCTGATCTATGCCTCATGCTCGGTGACAATGCCTACAACAGCGGCACCGACAGCGAGTATCAGGCCGCCGTTTTTGGCATGTATCCGACGATGCTGCGCAAAATGCCGCTGTGGTCATGCATGGGCAATCATGATGCGAACAACGGCAGCACCAGCAGCACGGCGAACTTCCCGTACCTGGACATGTTCACCTTTCCCACTTCGGGTGAATGCGGTGGCGTGACGAGCGGTACAGAGCGCTACTTCAGCTTCGATTATGGCAACATCCACTTCATCAATCTCGACTCACAGACGAGCAGCAGAGCCACGATCGAGTCCACTGGTAGCGATGGCGCGATGGCGGCTTGGTTGCGCAATGATCTAGCCGCTGTGACCGCGGCGTGGATCATCGCCATTTTCCACCATCCGCCCTACTCCAAGGGCAGCCACGACAGCGATGTGGAGTCACAGCTCGTGCAGATGCGTTCACGCTTCGCTCCGATCCTGGAGGCTGGGGGCGTCGATCTCGTGCTCACGGGCCACAGTCACAGCTACGAGCGCAGCTTTTTGCTCGATCAGCACTATGGTCTGAGCACCACCTTCACCGCTGCGCACAAGCGACAGCCCGGCAATGGTCGCCCCGCTGGCGACGGTGCCTACATCAAGCCGCTCACTGGACCGCGTGATCACTTTGGGGCCGTTTATGCACTCACTGGCAGCGCAGGAAGCGCGGATGGCGGCCCACTAGATCATCCCGCCATGTATGTGAGCTACAACACCCTCGGCAGCTTCAACATCGACATCAATGGCAACACACTCAATGCCACCTACATCGAAAGTGACAACGAGATCACCGACACCTTCACCATCGTAAAACAAGGTGCCGCCGACAGCGAGGGCGACGGCGTGCCGGACGTTTTTGAAATCGCCAACGGCATGGATCGCCACAACGCGGCGGATGCCACGTTGGACATCGACAAAGATGGCAATGACGCCGTAGAGGAGTATCTCTACGGCCTCAATCCTGCCGCCAGCGATCGCTTTGGCTGGACCAAAACGCACAATGGCAACTCGGTCATTGTCACCTTCCCCACGCTGCCTGAGAGGGTCTATCGCGTGTATTGGAGCACCGACCTGACTACTTGGTCAGCCGGTTCCGCCGTGATTACCGGCGACGGCACGAACAAGTCATGGACCGACTCATCCAGTGCCGCGAATCGGCGTTTTTACCGTGTGGAAGTGAACGCTGGGCCGTGACTTTGCTCATGAGAGGTCAGCTGCGTTTTTCCATACGCTCGTTCCAACATGCGATCTGCCATGTCTCGATAGCCTTGATCTCCCTCGGTGCGTTGCGAGGTGAAGAGGGCCGCTAGGAAAGCGCCAGCATGAGGTGGGCGAGTTCGTCGTCCACTTCATCGGGGGAATCGACGAGGCGGGCGACTTCAGCGCGGAGGAGGTCGCGGTAGCGTTGGCGCAAGCGACTGAGGGCGACACGCGTGGAGGCAACACTGAGGCCGAGTTTTTCCGCGTCGGCTTCCTCGGCCCCGTCGCCGCGGGAGGAACCGAAAATCATGGGTGAGAGCACGGCAAAGCGGGTGCCATGGCCGGAGCTTTCACACTCTTGTCGCAGGTGATCCATGACATGTGCGAGGAGGGTGTGCGCCCATTTGCGATCAAAGGCACGATCAGGGCTATCATCGGCACCTGGGGGCTCAGGGATGGCATCGAGAGTGAGTACTTCTTTGTCCGGGCCGCCGCGCTTCTGCCGAGTGTCACGACGGTGCTCGTTCATCATGAATCGCTTGATGGCGGTGAGTAAAAAGGTGCGAAAACGACCGCGCTCACGGTCGGCCTGGGCTTGCAGCCCGCTGGTGAGGAGTTTGGTGAAGAAGGACTGTGTCAGGTCTTCTGCGTCGGCATGGGGGACGCCGAAGCTGCGCACATACTCGAAAAGCGGTGGCCAATAGTCGCGACAGAGCTTTTCCAAAGCAGCCGCTCCTTCTGGAGTGCTGCTATTGGCCGAGCGGATGACGCGGGTCCATTGGGTGGTCTGAAAGTCCATGAGGCGGGTATCGAAGCTCAGCCACTTTAGCCGTATCAGGATTACCCGAACAACTGCGAAGTCGCTTTTGATGATTTTCGTGTCGTCTCGGATGAAATCTTTGCCGACATTTGGTGAAGTAACTCTGATCTCATGCATACCACCAACCCAGTGACCGATGACGCCGGTGCCGCCGCGATGCTGGCGAGCACGCTGCGCCCGCCTGTCGAGGCTGAAATCCCGGGGGATGCTGTGGGTATCTACACGCTGGTGCAAAAGCTGGGCGAGGGCGGATTTGGCACCGTTTGGGAGGCCCGGCAGACGGAGCCACTGGAGCGCGATGTGGCTCTGAAAATCATCAAGCTGGGCATGAGCACGCTGGAGGTGATGGCGAGGTTCGAGCTGGAAAGAGCGACCCTGGCCCGCATGAATCACCCCTGCATCGCTCATGTGCTGGATGCGGGCATGACGCCGAGCGGAAGGCCGTTTTTCGTCATGGAACTGGTGCGTGGCACCACGATCACACACTACTCCCGCGAGCATGGGCTGACGCTGGAGCAGCGGTTGCGGTTGTTTCAAAAAGTCTGCGCCGGGGTGGAGCATGCGCACCAAAAAGGGATCATTCACCGGGATCTGAAGCCCTCGAATGTGCTGGTGAAGGCCGTGGATGACGATGTGGTGCCAAAGATCATCGACTTCGGCATTGCCAAGGCCATCACCACAGATCGTCTCACCGAGCTGACGCTGGCGACTCGACTCGGGGATGTGATGGGATCACCGATTTACATGAGTCCGGAGCAGGCCGCGGCCAGCAGTGACATCGACACACGCAGCGATGTTTATGCCCTCGGTGCCTTGCTTTACGAACTGCTGACCGAAAGACCGCCCTTTGATCCGAAGGAGTTCGCAGCAGCAGGGCAGGATGAAATGCGCCGCTGCATCCGCGAGGTGGAGCCAGTGAGACCCACGCAAGTCCGGCGAGAGATCAGCATCGATCTGGAACTCATCACTCGGCGGGCCATGGCAAAGGAGCGTGAACTGCGCTATGACTCTGCTGCAGCTCTGGCAGAGGACGTCGAGAGATTTTTAAATCATGAGCCCGTGCGTGCTCGTGCACCGAGCTGGGCTTACCTGACGCAGCGATGGATGCGGCGACATCGCGCGGGTGCACTGGCTGTGGGTGTGAGTGTGCTCGCCTTGCTGGGAGGCACGGCTTTGGCTCTCTGGCATGCTGCGCTGGCACGTCAGGCGCAGCGGGCTGCGGAAGACAGTGCCATGGAGGCGAGGCGACAGCTCCACGATGCCGATGCGGCCACCCATGCGCTCATCGAGACCATGGCGGACATGGGGCGCATTCGCAGCGGTAGGAATCTCACGCACGAGGAGTTACGCCGAGCCGTCACAGAGCGAGTCAGTCACTTTCAGGGCGATCCCGTGCGAAAGGCACTGATGCTCTCCGCGCTGGGTCATTTCGCTCCGAATCGCGAGGCAGTGGATCTGCAGCGCCAGGCCCTTCAGCTCGCCGAGCAGGCTTTGCCAGCGGACGATGAGCGCCTGTGGACCCTGCGGCTTGCCTTGTTGCGGCAGGAATCTCAGATCAGCACCGACAAGGCCGCTCTGATTGATTCGGCAAAGAAGATTGCTGACTGGATGTTGGCCCACTTTGGGCGGGAGGAGCCTCGCACGATCACGGCCCACCTGAGCCTCGGGATTCTCTTCAACCGATCCGGTCGTGCAGCAGAGGCTTTGAGTGTGCTGACGGAGGTGGAGGCATGGTGTGCCCAGAAACCGGCCGGTTTTCGCGAGGGGACTCGTGTCTTTGTGCGAATCGAGCTCGCCGAGGCCCTGATCGCACTGAAGCGTCATGATGAAGCGCTGAAGATCAGTCGTGAAAACATTCAGATCGCGCGGGCGAGCTTCACGGTGCGGAATTTGGCCCTTGCGAGGAGCCTGCAGCAGTTCGCTGAGATCAGCCACAGCTTGAAAAATCTCGATGAAGCCGCCACGGCATCGGCTGAGGCGGTGAAAGCGTTTGTGGATGCCGTAGGACCCGCTGAAAGGGTGGCACAGGATGCGCAGACATTTTTGATCAAGCTCCAGAAGGAACGCCTGGATGAGGCCGCCATCATCGCTGCGAGTGATGACTGGATGAAGGAATGCGAGAAGCGGCTCGGCCCGCGACATGAAGTCAGTCTCGCGGCCATAGGTTCACACGCCACGCAGCTAAGCAACACAGCGCGGCACGCCGAAGCCCGCCAGCTCTGTGAAGACACTTTGGAGAGCCTTCCCACAGCCTCCGAAGGCACCCTGCCAGTGGAGGCTATCCCCGTGCTACGCGCCCTCGCTCGTGCTCAGCGGATGCAAAAAGACTTTTCTGCTGCCGAGGCCAGTTTGAGCTCGTTAGTGGCGCTCATGAGGCAGCATGAAGCTGAAAACATTCAGCGGCATGCCGATGCACAGCAGCTCGTCAGCGTGCTCATGGCGATGGATCGCCAGTCAGAGGCACGCGCCATGCTGGAAACGTGCATCGCAGAGCTGAAGGCCCTCCCGAAGCCCCGCGCGGCCAAGGCTGAAAAACTGCTCCAGGCAGCCGAGAAGCAGCTCGCTGAGTTTAAGTGAATCTTTTTGTAGAAATCGTGAAATCAACGTCTGTGGATGTCCTTGCAGCGGGTGAATCCACCACAGACATCCCTCATGAAAACCACTGCTGCCACACTTCTCCTGCTGCTCTTTGCCACCCTGCTCTCTGCCCAGACGGTGACGCCTGAAGATGGAAACTGGAGCCTGAAACACGTCGAAATGAGCAACACTCCGGAAGCGGCCTTTATGGCTCGCACGGGAGACATTGATAACCTCGGCTTCGGTTGGTCTGCGGGTTTCAATCCCTTTTCCGGCAACAGCACCTCCTCCCACACCTGGCCCTGGACACTGGACCCAGCCGATCCCGACGGCACAGACCGCATCATGGTCATCTCCAGCTTTCGTGGCAACCCACCCAACGGTGACGACGGCTACACGCGAGACACCAGCCGCCCCGCAAATAGCGTGCGCCCGATCGTGCTCGAATACACGCCTCCAGCGACCATCACCAATGCCTGCCTTCAGATGTTTGTGGATGATTTCCAGGCTCCCGTTTGGGGTAGCCTCTACTACGTCACCCTCAATGGCCTGCGGGTGCCAGCGTTGGAAACGGTGATCAATGCCATCAACCAGACAGGCCCCATTGGCCGGATGGTCACGCTGCGACTCGAGGGGGATCTTCTCAGTCAGGTGAGCACCGGACGGCTGGAAATACGCATCGATGACGACAGCACCGGCGCGGGAGACGGCTACGCCATTGATTTCGTGAAGCTACTCATCAACCGCACGAGCTTTCAGCACACCGGAGCAGTCAGCGGGCGCGTGCGGCACCCCGAAACCTCCCAAGTCATCCCAGGAGCGACAGTCCGCATCTATGACCAGGAGGTGACGACCGACGCCCAAGGCATCTACACCATCAGCGGGCTGCCCGCCGGGCTGCACCAGGTCTCCGTCAGCGTCCCTGGACTACGGTCCCGGTCTATTTCTGCCCATGTCATCAGCGGCACGACCAACACGAACACCAACATCACACCGCTCGCCGGAAACTTCACTCTGACCAACCAGATCGCCATGGAGCTGAATTTCCACGCCGCCTCCGGCTTTCGCTACGACATCGAATCGTCCCCTGACATGCAGACTTGGACTGTGCAGGAAACCATTTACGGCAACGACCGCCAGGTAACCAAATTCAAAGGATCAGGCGGTGCACAGCAGCTCTTTTGGCGTGTCCGTGAGCGCTGAGTCAATTTTTTGATGGGCGGTATGCATAGGACACACGCATGGTCATCCGTTGATTGTCCATGATGAACGTCATCATGTATGTTGATGACGCAAGGCATCTTTACCCAGGCCACCGTCCGCAAAGGCCGCAGTCAGACAGGATGTGCTCAAGGGACGATGCAAGTGATCGCATCCCCCACACGGATGACACCATCGCTCAAGATGTCCGCCCGCAGGCCGCCGCAGTCGGCGAGGGGCTTCAGCAGGGCTTTGCCGGTCACTTTGTCCAAATGAGCACACGGCGGACAAAGGCGGATACCTTCGATAAGCACGGTGCCGATGCGGAAGCGCTTTCCGACGAGCTCGTTGAGCCGCAGGCCCTCGGTGACGATGTTTCGCCGCGCCTCAGCGGCGCTGAGGCCGATCTCGGCGAGCACTTCGCTCTCGATCAGCGTGAGCTCGCGGCCGGGGCCTTTCGGTTCCCAATCCGTAAAAGTGCCGCAGCCTTCAAAGTAACGATCTCCGACGAGTCCGCGATGCGCCCGTGCCTCTGCCTCGCGAACCGCAACCGGTAGCACGGTAGCGGATGGGCTGATGTAGATGGCAGAGACGCTTGCGGGCATGCGTGATAGGCTGCTTCCGAGTTGGCTAGTTCGCCAAATCATTTCTGCTGTGTGCCTGTGAAATCCGTCTCGGCAAAAAACTCGGTAGATCGTGCCTCCAGGGTGGCATCCAGTGCGGCGAGGCCTTGACCTGCCCGAGGGCGTGGCCGAGAACAGGTGTTTCACTCTCCGCAATTGATGAAACCCATCTTGAATGGCCTCCGCCGCATCGCTGCCTTCTGGCAGCGGGTGATCCACCTGCCCTATTTGGGGCGGGGCGGCTTTGCGCTGCTGCTGCTGGTGCTGCTACTCTCCATCACGCAGGATTGGCACCTCAGCCACCCTGATGAGGATGTGGACGAGGCCATCGAGCTGGCACGGCAGTCGAATCAATCTGTGCCGTGGTCCATCCAGCGACTAACCCGTGTCATGCCGTATCTGAATCTGTGGGTCACGCTGGGATCGGTACTGCTGGTGCTGATCATCTTCCGCCGCTGGAATCAGCCCAGCCGCTTGATGCTGCCGCTGCTGGTCGCGGCTGGCTCACTCACCGTGTGGGCCGTGGGTGGGGAGCTGGTAGGCTATATCGTCCATTCGCAGATGACGGACTTCGGTGAGCCTGCGGTGCCGCTGGCTTTCCTGGGAAAGCAGATGCTCATCGCCGCATCGCTGCTGTCGGTGCCAGGGGCGCTTTGGTGGTGGATGGGGCTGGGGATTTTAGAAAAGCACACGCTACGCTGTTTTATCCATCCGCTGGTGTTTTGCTTCACGGCGTTTTGCTCTCTGTACATCATCGCGGACTTGCTGGATAATATGAAGGACTTTCAGGATGCGAAGTCGCGGCTCTCCGATGTGCTGGGCTTCTATGTGGGGCTGCTACCGTATATTTTTGTCACTGTGGTGCCGGTGGCACTGCTGCTGGCGGTGCTGTATTCCCTGACGCGTATGTCGCGGGCCAATGAGCTCATCAGCATGCTGGGCACGGGGCGTAGCCTAGCCCGTGTTTTGCGGCCTATCTTCCTGGCATCGGCCTACACGGTGGCGCTGGCAGCGGCGGCGAATTATTACTGGGCACCGCGTGCGGAGGGGAATCGCAAGAATGCAGCGCGGCAGGGGCGCAGCGTCATGGCGGAGCAAATCATGTATCGGAATGAGCAGACTCGGCGCACATGGTTCGTCGGCAGCTTCCCGTTTTCGCTCCAAGGTGGACGCGAGCGCATGCGTGGCATCCAGATGCGTGAGGAGAACCTCAATGGTGCCCCTGCCCGCACCATCTTGGCACCCACGGCCACCTGGACGCCGCGCGGCGGCTGGCGCTTCTATGACGGGCGCGAGATACGCTATGAGAAAGGCACCGCCACGGCAATGCCGCCCTTTCCCACAGCGAAAAGCGGCCAGCAGGTGCTGGAGGTCCCCCACCTGGCCGAGACTCCGTGGAGCCTCGTCAGTCATGCTCTGAAGGCAGACTTCATGGGTGTGCCGGAACTGCTCTCCTACCTCAAGGCGCATCCGCAGGCTTCCGAGGAGAAGCTGGCACCATTCCGCACGCATTTGTGGCACCGCTTTGCCCTGCCGTGGCAGGCGCTGGCCGTGGTGCTCTTTGCGGTGCCGCTGGGAGTCGCCTACTCACGCCGTGGGGCACTCGGCGGCATCGCGGGCAGCATTTTCATCTTTTTCGTCTTCATGTTCGTGAACAATCTATTCCTCAATCTCGGCAAAGGCGGCCACCTACCGCCGTGGTTCACCGTCTGGGTGCCGCATCTGCTCTTTGGCACACTGGGGCTCATTTTCTTTTACTTCCGCTCACGCAACCGGGACCTGCCCAGACTGCGACTTTGGCCGAAAAAAGCCGCCCAGGTGGCCCGCCCACGCCGTCGCGGCCCCTCCGCCCCCGTGGCGGCGGCAACTTGAAACTTGAAACCTCTCACCTGGAACTCATAAAACCGTCTGATGCAGCAAAACTGGCAAATCCGCAACCGAGCCCACCAATGCGCCGCCACCCAGCGCCCATTCGAGGACAGCGAAGTCTTTTACACCGCCATTTACTTCGACCCGGACCTCAATGAGTACGCCCGCCGCGACATCTGCGCGGATGCCTGGAAGCAGGAGCTGGAGGCCCGCAAGCCCATCGCCTCCTGGCGCAATGTGTATCAGCGAATCGAGCCCGAGGCCAAGCCGGAGATCGCCTCCAAAGCCACGGCCCAGGAGCTCCTCCAGCGCTTCATCGAAGAAGGCGATCCAAAGACCGAAAACGCCCGCTACATCCTCGCCCTCATGCTGGAGCGGAAGCGCCTCCTGGTGCAAACCGCCGAAAAAGAGGTCGATGGCCAAAAAATGCTCTTCTACGAAAACAAGAAGACTGGCGAGATCTTCATCGTGCGTGACCCCGAGCTGCTCCTGGAAGAAGTCGTGCAGATTCAGGAAGAAGTGGCCACGATCCTGGCCTTTGGCGGCCCTGCTGCCGAGGCGGCCAAAGCCGTCGGCGTCACCCTCACCGTCGATGGCGTCGTCCCATCCGAGTCACACGCAGATCCAGCCGAAAACACTCCAGAAGCCGCTCCAGAGCCAGAAATAGCCCCCGAAGCCGCCTGTGAGTCCGAGCCCGCTTCCGAATCCGCCTCTGAACCTGATACCACTCCAGAAATCGAACCCGAAACCTCCACCGCTGAATAATTTATGTCCCTCCAAACCGACCGCGAAGAACTCCGCGCCATCCTCCGCGCGAAATCCGTCAAAACTGGCAAATTCACCCTCGCCTCTGGCAAGGAGAGTGATCTTTACGTCGATTGCCGCGTCACCACGCTGGACTCACG is from Verrucomicrobiaceae bacterium and encodes:
- a CDS encoding serine/threonine protein kinase, translated to MHTTNPVTDDAGAAAMLASTLRPPVEAEIPGDAVGIYTLVQKLGEGGFGTVWEARQTEPLERDVALKIIKLGMSTLEVMARFELERATLARMNHPCIAHVLDAGMTPSGRPFFVMELVRGTTITHYSREHGLTLEQRLRLFQKVCAGVEHAHQKGIIHRDLKPSNVLVKAVDDDVVPKIIDFGIAKAITTDRLTELTLATRLGDVMGSPIYMSPEQAAASSDIDTRSDVYALGALLYELLTERPPFDPKEFAAAGQDEMRRCIREVEPVRPTQVRREISIDLELITRRAMAKERELRYDSAAALAEDVERFLNHEPVRARAPSWAYLTQRWMRRHRAGALAVGVSVLALLGGTALALWHAALARQAQRAAEDSAMEARRQLHDADAATHALIETMADMGRIRSGRNLTHEELRRAVTERVSHFQGDPVRKALMLSALGHFAPNREAVDLQRQALQLAEQALPADDERLWTLRLALLRQESQISTDKAALIDSAKKIADWMLAHFGREEPRTITAHLSLGILFNRSGRAAEALSVLTEVEAWCAQKPAGFREGTRVFVRIELAEALIALKRHDEALKISRENIQIARASFTVRNLALARSLQQFAEISHSLKNLDEAATASAEAVKAFVDAVGPAERVAQDAQTFLIKLQKERLDEAAIIAASDDWMKECEKRLGPRHEVSLAAIGSHATQLSNTARHAEARQLCEDTLESLPTASEGTLPVEAIPVLRALARAQRMQKDFSAAEASLSSLVALMRQHEAENIQRHADAQQLVSVLMAMDRQSEARAMLETCIAELKALPKPRAAKAEKLLQAAEKQLAEFK
- a CDS encoding sigma-70 family RNA polymerase sigma factor, which encodes MDFQTTQWTRVIRSANSSTPEGAAALEKLCRDYWPPLFEYVRSFGVPHADAEDLTQSFFTKLLTSGLQAQADRERGRFRTFLLTAIKRFMMNEHRRDTRQKRGGPDKEVLTLDAIPEPPGADDSPDRAFDRKWAHTLLAHVMDHLRQECESSGHGTRFAVLSPMIFGSSRGDGAEEADAEKLGLSVASTRVALSRLRQRYRDLLRAEVARLVDSPDEVDDELAHLMLALS
- a CDS encoding sulfurase, with the translated sequence MPASVSAIYISPSATVLPVAVREAEARAHRGLVGDRYFEGCGTFTDWEPKGPGRELTLIESEVLAEIGLSAAEARRNIVTEGLRLNELVGKRFRIGTVLIEGIRLCPPCAHLDKVTGKALLKPLADCGGLRADILSDGVIRVGDAITCIVP
- a CDS encoding carboxypeptidase regulatory-like domain-containing protein, producing MKTTAATLLLLLFATLLSAQTVTPEDGNWSLKHVEMSNTPEAAFMARTGDIDNLGFGWSAGFNPFSGNSTSSHTWPWTLDPADPDGTDRIMVISSFRGNPPNGDDGYTRDTSRPANSVRPIVLEYTPPATITNACLQMFVDDFQAPVWGSLYYVTLNGLRVPALETVINAINQTGPIGRMVTLRLEGDLLSQVSTGRLEIRIDDDSTGAGDGYAIDFVKLLINRTSFQHTGAVSGRVRHPETSQVIPGATVRIYDQEVTTDAQGIYTISGLPAGLHQVSVSVPGLRSRSISAHVISGTTNTNTNITPLAGNFTLTNQIAMELNFHAASGFRYDIESSPDMQTWTVQETIYGNDRQVTKFKGSGGAQQLFWRVRER
- a CDS encoding metallophosphoesterase, giving the protein MKIALLFFFITALQLAAQVSFTGADYIQDFDSMGTSGTSAPTGWGFYGAHGGGSTTWTTSIPATGVGGGTVNHTLTASTTFATSSNTAGWNYALPTSTADRALGTSPTGGQGLALQLALTNNTAAAIQAIRIGYDTRRFTAALNQLAGYWLFYSVDNGATWTNAAALNPDAVSVPATTGVTTTPVTVIELAAPWAVGSQLRLRWVDDNGDTSPDQIYGLDNVTLGVVPGAPPAVALSSPAAGSVVIVGEAIPLAASATDDGSITKVEFFNGSSAKLGEATSAPFEFVWNGAAAGSYSLTARATDNDANLVISSAVALIVNAEPGSGTLTRGPYLNQGNQNSIVIRWRSSQAVIGRVRYGTASDSLTQSVDESTATTEHVVQLTGLSAYTRYYYSVGSALDTLAGGDAEHTFRTSPAPSTATDTRIWVLGDAGRANADQTAVRDAYYTWTGTRTPDLCLMLGDNAYNSGTDSEYQAAVFGMYPTMLRKMPLWSCMGNHDANNGSTSSTANFPYLDMFTFPTSGECGGVTSGTERYFSFDYGNIHFINLDSQTSSRATIESTGSDGAMAAWLRNDLAAVTAAWIIAIFHHPPYSKGSHDSDVESQLVQMRSRFAPILEAGGVDLVLTGHSHSYERSFLLDQHYGLSTTFTAAHKRQPGNGRPAGDGAYIKPLTGPRDHFGAVYALTGSAGSADGGPLDHPAMYVSYNTLGSFNIDINGNTLNATYIESDNEITDTFTIVKQGAADSEGDGVPDVFEIANGMDRHNAADATLDIDKDGNDAVEEYLYGLNPAASDRFGWTKTHNGNSVIVTFPTLPERVYRVYWSTDLTTWSAGSAVITGDGTNKSWTDSSSAANRRFYRVEVNAGP
- a CDS encoding LptF/LptG family permease produces the protein MKPILNGLRRIAAFWQRVIHLPYLGRGGFALLLLVLLLSITQDWHLSHPDEDVDEAIELARQSNQSVPWSIQRLTRVMPYLNLWVTLGSVLLVLIIFRRWNQPSRLMLPLLVAAGSLTVWAVGGELVGYIVHSQMTDFGEPAVPLAFLGKQMLIAASLLSVPGALWWWMGLGILEKHTLRCFIHPLVFCFTAFCSLYIIADLLDNMKDFQDAKSRLSDVLGFYVGLLPYIFVTVVPVALLLAVLYSLTRMSRANELISMLGTGRSLARVLRPIFLASAYTVALAAAANYYWAPRAEGNRKNAARQGRSVMAEQIMYRNEQTRRTWFVGSFPFSLQGGRERMRGIQMREENLNGAPARTILAPTATWTPRGGWRFYDGREIRYEKGTATAMPPFPTAKSGQQVLEVPHLAETPWSLVSHALKADFMGVPELLSYLKAHPQASEEKLAPFRTHLWHRFALPWQALAVVLFAVPLGVAYSRRGALGGIAGSIFIFFVFMFVNNLFLNLGKGGHLPPWFTVWVPHLLFGTLGLIFFYFRSRNRDLPRLRLWPKKAAQVARPRRRGPSAPVAAAT